The following coding sequences lie in one Pseudarthrobacter phenanthrenivorans Sphe3 genomic window:
- a CDS encoding succinate dehydrogenase hydrophobic membrane anchor subunit encodes MSATIESPRSGRIAPQYQRHGGSRGNFEMVAWLFMRLSGVVLVVLIFGHLFVNLLVGEGIKAIDFGFVAGKWADPFWQFWDLTMLWLAMLHGTNGVRTIINDYAEKDSTRRWLKTVLYSATVVIIVLGTLVIFTFDPCPVVDGVPLPGGFCPA; translated from the coding sequence ATGAGTGCAACAATCGAGAGCCCCCGCAGCGGGCGGATCGCTCCCCAGTACCAGCGCCACGGGGGGAGCCGCGGCAACTTCGAAATGGTCGCCTGGCTCTTCATGCGGCTATCCGGTGTGGTCCTGGTGGTCCTCATCTTCGGGCACCTCTTCGTGAACCTCCTGGTGGGAGAAGGCATCAAGGCCATCGACTTCGGTTTTGTGGCCGGCAAGTGGGCTGATCCGTTCTGGCAGTTCTGGGACCTCACCATGCTGTGGCTGGCCATGCTGCACGGCACCAACGGTGTCCGCACCATCATCAACGACTACGCCGAAAAGGACTCAACCCGCCGCTGGCTGAAGACGGTCCTTTACTCGGCCACCGTCGTCATCATCGTCCTGGGCACCCTGGTCATCTTCACCTTCGACCCCTGCCCCGTGGTTGACGGTGTTCCCCTGCCGGGCGGATTCTGCCCTGCCTAG
- the sdhC gene encoding succinate dehydrogenase, cytochrome b556 subunit encodes MPTKPAGTLYRGREGMWSWVGHRITGVVIFFFLLVHVLDTSLVRVSPEAYTAVIGAYKNPLMALGETGLVAAIVFHAFNGLRIIAVDFWKKGAKYQRQMLWAVLGLWLVTMVAFSIRHLSLALGGH; translated from the coding sequence GTGCCGACAAAACCAGCTGGCACCTTGTACCGCGGCCGTGAAGGCATGTGGTCCTGGGTAGGACACCGGATTACCGGTGTAGTGATCTTTTTCTTCTTGTTGGTCCACGTTTTGGACACCTCCTTGGTGCGTGTGTCGCCCGAGGCCTACACCGCTGTGATCGGTGCTTACAAGAATCCCCTCATGGCGCTGGGCGAGACCGGCCTCGTCGCCGCCATTGTCTTCCACGCCTTCAACGGCCTGCGGATCATCGCTGTTGACTTCTGGAAGAAGGGCGCCAAGTACCAGCGCCAGATGCTGTGGGCTGTCCTTGGCCTCTGGCTGGTCACCATGGTGGCTTTCTCCATCCGCCACCTGTCCCTCGCCCTCGGAGGTCACTAA
- a CDS encoding mannose-1-phosphate guanylyltransferase, with product MSTDKVTSPASPLDRFIAVIPAGGVGTRLWPLSRAAAPKFLHDLTGSGSTLLRATYDRLHPLAGSKVLVVTGKAHREAVCRQLPEVQDADLVLESEPKDSAAAIGLAAAILHERDPDTIMGSFAADQVISPDHLFQEAVREAIHTAAAGKIVTIGIKPTHPSTGFGYIRSGQALHIDGAPSAQDVVEFVEKPDEQVAQQYVDSGNYVWNAGMFVAPVALLLKHLEANQPELFQGLQEIARAWDTPSRDEVTARVWPTLPKIAIDYAVAEPAAEAGDVAVVPGSFRWDDVGDFASVGRLNSAKEVDDVTVLGEGARVFTENSSGVVVTDTKRVIALIGIQDVVIVDTPDALLVTTMANSQRVKAAVDALKASGDTDVL from the coding sequence ATGAGTACAGACAAAGTGACAAGCCCGGCATCCCCCCTTGACCGCTTCATTGCGGTGATTCCGGCCGGTGGAGTGGGGACCCGCCTCTGGCCCCTGTCGCGAGCCGCGGCTCCCAAGTTCCTGCACGACCTCACCGGTTCCGGCAGCACGCTGCTGCGCGCCACCTACGACCGGCTGCACCCGCTCGCCGGCAGCAAAGTGCTGGTGGTGACCGGAAAGGCCCACCGCGAAGCCGTGTGCCGGCAGCTTCCGGAAGTGCAGGACGCGGACCTCGTCCTTGAATCCGAACCGAAGGACTCGGCGGCCGCCATTGGCCTCGCCGCCGCAATCCTGCACGAGCGCGACCCGGACACGATCATGGGGTCCTTTGCCGCGGACCAGGTGATCAGCCCCGACCACCTCTTCCAGGAGGCTGTCCGTGAGGCCATCCATACGGCCGCCGCCGGGAAGATCGTGACCATCGGCATCAAGCCCACGCATCCCTCCACGGGATTCGGCTACATCCGTTCCGGCCAGGCCCTTCACATCGACGGTGCTCCGAGTGCCCAGGACGTGGTGGAGTTCGTCGAAAAGCCGGACGAGCAGGTAGCCCAGCAGTACGTGGACAGCGGCAACTACGTCTGGAACGCCGGCATGTTCGTGGCACCTGTAGCCCTGCTGCTCAAGCACCTGGAGGCAAACCAGCCGGAGCTGTTCCAGGGCCTGCAGGAAATCGCACGTGCGTGGGACACTCCGTCACGCGATGAGGTCACCGCCCGCGTCTGGCCCACCCTGCCGAAGATTGCCATCGACTACGCCGTGGCCGAACCCGCCGCCGAAGCCGGGGACGTCGCCGTCGTGCCCGGTTCCTTCCGCTGGGACGATGTAGGCGACTTCGCCTCCGTGGGCCGGCTCAACAGCGCCAAGGAAGTGGACGATGTCACGGTGCTGGGGGAAGGCGCCCGCGTCTTCACCGAAAACTCCAGCGGTGTGGTGGTCACGGACACCAAACGCGTCATTGCCCTGATCGGAATCCAGGACGTGGTCATCGTGGATACCCCGGACGCTCTGCTGGTCACCACCATGGCCAATTCGCAGCGGGTCAAGGCCGCCGTCGACGCCCTTAAGGCCAGCGGGGACACTGACGTCCTTTGA
- a CDS encoding amidohydrolase, whose protein sequence is MRNYTTEAEPTALVAPWLEPLLPELIDFRRDLHAHPELSFKEFRTTDKLAERLEAAGLAPRRLEGTGLTVDVGEGPIATALRGDIDALPIIEETGLPFASKNHGVTHACGHDVHTTTMLGIALVLHRMHQEEPLGATVRIIFQPAEETMPGGAHSCIEQGVLDGVPRILALHCDPRIEVGKIGTRIGAITSASDTIRIELSGRGGHTSRPHLTEELVFALAQIAVNVPAVLSRRVDVRSGVSVVWGQISAGSAPNAIPGTGYMAGTMRCLDRDAWHEAGELLDEVVHQVAAPYGVDVRLEHTRGVPPVVNSEHETAIIEAAARAEIGESAVVLTPQSMGGEDFAWFLAELPGAMMRLGTKTPGGEEYDLHRGDYIVDEQALGLGIRVLTAAALRTIRDI, encoded by the coding sequence GTGCGCAATTACACTACTGAAGCCGAGCCCACCGCCCTGGTGGCTCCGTGGCTCGAGCCCCTCCTGCCGGAACTGATCGACTTCCGCCGGGACCTTCATGCGCACCCGGAACTGTCCTTTAAAGAGTTCCGCACCACGGACAAGCTGGCAGAGCGGCTCGAGGCTGCGGGCCTTGCCCCCCGCCGCCTGGAGGGAACCGGCCTCACGGTGGATGTGGGGGAGGGGCCCATCGCCACCGCACTGCGCGGCGACATCGACGCCCTTCCCATCATCGAGGAGACGGGCCTGCCCTTCGCGTCGAAGAACCACGGCGTGACCCACGCGTGCGGCCATGACGTCCACACCACCACCATGCTGGGCATTGCGCTGGTGCTGCACCGGATGCACCAGGAGGAACCGCTCGGCGCCACCGTCAGGATCATCTTCCAGCCGGCTGAAGAAACCATGCCGGGCGGTGCCCACTCCTGCATTGAACAGGGCGTGCTGGACGGCGTTCCCCGGATTCTGGCCCTGCACTGCGATCCGCGGATCGAGGTGGGCAAGATCGGTACCCGCATCGGTGCCATCACCTCCGCCTCTGACACCATCAGGATCGAGCTTTCGGGCCGCGGCGGGCACACCTCCCGTCCGCACCTGACGGAGGAACTGGTCTTCGCCCTCGCCCAGATTGCGGTCAACGTCCCCGCGGTCCTCTCCCGGCGTGTGGACGTCCGCAGCGGCGTGTCCGTGGTGTGGGGCCAGATCTCCGCAGGCTCGGCACCCAATGCGATTCCCGGCACCGGTTACATGGCCGGGACCATGCGCTGCCTGGACCGCGACGCCTGGCACGAAGCGGGCGAGCTCCTGGACGAGGTGGTGCACCAGGTGGCGGCCCCCTACGGGGTGGATGTGCGGCTGGAGCACACCAGGGGTGTGCCGCCGGTGGTGAACTCCGAGCACGAAACAGCGATCATCGAGGCTGCCGCGCGCGCGGAAATCGGTGAAAGCGCGGTGGTGCTGACACCGCAGTCCATGGGCGGCGAGGACTTTGCCTGGTTCCTCGCGGAGCTTCCGGGAGCCATGATGCGCCTGGGCACCAAGACCCCCGGCGGCGAGGAATACGACCTGCACCGCGGCGACTACATCGTGGACGAGCAAGCGCTGGGCCTGGGCATTCGCGTCCTTACCGCGGCCGCCCTGCGGACCATTCGCGACATTTAG
- a CDS encoding MarR family winged helix-turn-helix transcriptional regulator — translation MTDAPRLDRQVCFALYSASRAATAVYRPVLEELGLTYPQYLVMLVLWESEPRGVKEIGEELGLDSGTLSPLLKRLEALALVERRRSGEDERRVAIHLTSAGRALSTRANAIPQRLADAAGLSATELEQLRRTLGKLTAALHAAH, via the coding sequence ATGACTGATGCACCCCGGCTGGACCGCCAGGTCTGCTTTGCGCTCTACTCGGCCTCCCGGGCAGCAACGGCCGTCTACCGGCCCGTACTGGAGGAGCTTGGCCTGACCTACCCGCAGTACCTCGTAATGCTGGTGCTCTGGGAAAGCGAGCCGCGCGGCGTGAAGGAGATAGGCGAGGAGCTCGGCCTGGATTCCGGAACCCTGTCCCCGCTGCTGAAACGGCTGGAGGCTTTGGCGCTGGTGGAACGCCGGCGCTCCGGTGAGGATGAGCGGCGCGTCGCCATCCACCTGACGTCGGCCGGACGCGCCCTGAGTACGCGGGCCAATGCCATCCCGCAGCGGCTGGCAGATGCCGCCGGGCTGTCCGCCACGGAACTCGAGCAATTGCGCCGGACGCTCGGCAAGCTCACCGCCGCCCTCCACGCGGCCCACTGA
- a CDS encoding organic hydroperoxide resistance protein, producing MKTLYTAQALASGEGRDGTARSSDGKLEVSLASPVELGGTGHGTNPEQLFAAGYAACFHSALRLVGRKERADLTDSAVAAKVHLGQLDGAGFGLAAELEVALPALGLEAAEALVAKAHEICPYSNATRGNISVDIKILEFAA from the coding sequence GTGAAGACTCTTTACACTGCCCAGGCCCTCGCCTCGGGCGAAGGACGCGACGGGACCGCGCGCAGCAGCGACGGCAAACTGGAGGTCAGCCTGGCCAGCCCCGTGGAGCTTGGCGGAACAGGCCACGGCACCAACCCCGAACAGCTCTTCGCCGCCGGATACGCAGCCTGCTTCCACTCCGCACTCCGGCTGGTGGGCCGCAAGGAACGGGCCGACCTGACGGATTCGGCTGTTGCCGCCAAGGTCCACCTGGGACAGCTGGACGGAGCAGGCTTCGGCCTCGCGGCAGAACTGGAAGTCGCGCTGCCGGCACTGGGCCTGGAGGCCGCCGAGGCGCTGGTGGCCAAGGCGCACGAAATCTGCCCCTACTCCAACGCCACCCGGGGGAACATCAGCGTGGACATCAAGATCCTGGAGTTTGCCGCATGA
- a CDS encoding NADP-dependent oxidoreductase: protein MSLPATAREIRLASRPVGRPVPENFRLVESPLPELGDGQILVRNLFMSVDPYMRGRMNDVKSYSAPFALDEALDGGAVGEVVASRSGAHKEGDVVVHSLGWRDYAVVESAATKPARTDLAPASAFLGALGMTGLTAYAGLLKVAEFAPGDAVFVSGAAGAVGSLVGQIAKAMGASRVIGSAGSPAKVARLLELGFDAAFDYHDGPVREQLEKAAGPAGIDVYFDNVGGEHLEAALAVLNVGGRVAMCGAIAQYNSTEPTPAPRNLMLAIGKQLTLKGFLVGGQRQHAAEFAEKMAGWLADGTVRYDETIVDGLENAPQAFMDLLDGANTGKMLVRLQPAAD from the coding sequence ATGAGCCTTCCCGCAACTGCCCGCGAAATCCGGCTCGCCTCCCGTCCGGTGGGCCGGCCTGTTCCGGAGAACTTCCGGCTGGTCGAGTCCCCGCTTCCGGAGCTCGGCGACGGTCAGATCCTGGTGCGGAACCTGTTCATGTCCGTTGACCCTTACATGAGGGGACGGATGAATGACGTGAAGTCCTATTCGGCACCGTTCGCGCTGGATGAAGCGCTCGACGGCGGCGCGGTGGGTGAGGTGGTCGCGTCCCGTTCCGGAGCGCACAAGGAGGGGGACGTCGTCGTGCATTCCCTTGGCTGGCGCGACTATGCGGTGGTGGAATCGGCTGCCACGAAGCCTGCCCGCACTGACCTGGCCCCGGCGTCAGCGTTCCTCGGCGCCTTGGGCATGACCGGACTCACGGCTTATGCCGGCTTGCTCAAAGTGGCTGAGTTCGCCCCGGGGGACGCAGTCTTTGTCTCGGGCGCGGCTGGCGCAGTGGGTTCCCTGGTTGGCCAGATCGCAAAGGCGATGGGCGCTTCCCGCGTCATCGGATCCGCGGGGTCGCCGGCCAAGGTGGCCCGGCTGCTGGAACTCGGCTTCGATGCCGCCTTTGACTACCACGACGGGCCTGTCCGGGAACAACTGGAAAAGGCTGCCGGGCCTGCCGGCATCGACGTCTACTTCGACAATGTGGGCGGGGAACACCTCGAGGCGGCGCTGGCCGTCCTGAATGTCGGCGGCCGCGTGGCCATGTGCGGAGCGATCGCGCAGTACAACTCCACCGAGCCTACTCCCGCTCCCCGCAACCTGATGCTGGCCATCGGCAAGCAGCTCACGCTCAAAGGCTTCCTGGTGGGCGGCCAGCGGCAGCACGCGGCCGAGTTCGCCGAAAAGATGGCCGGCTGGCTCGCTGACGGAACGGTCCGCTACGACGAGACGATCGTGGACGGGCTGGAGAATGCGCCGCAGGCGTTCATGGATCTTTTGGACGGGGCGAACACCGGAAAGATGCTGGTCCGGCTCCAGCCGGCCGCCGATTAG
- a CDS encoding BMP family lipoprotein, with protein sequence MKNSLRARFKRGSMAGVATLGASALLLTACGAAPEAGSGSTAGASDYTGCIVSDSGGFDDQSFNQSSYEGLKKAEADLGIKVNQVESKTNNDFEPNLRAMVSAGCDLTVTVGFLLGDATKAQAQANPDSHFAIVDFGYETPIPNVKPIIYDTAQAAFLAGYLAAGTTKTGTVATFGGIKLPTVTIFMDGYADGVKYYNEQKGKDVKLLGWNKEAQDGSFTGDFEKQDVGKQLTQNFLDQGADIVMPVAGPVGKGAGSALKEAKAAGKDVKLIWVDSDGYLTAPDYKDIMLSSVMKTMGDAVEAVVKDDKEGKFSNTPYVGTLANEGVQLAPFHDLDSQVPAELKTELEQIKKDIIDGKLKVESAASPKA encoded by the coding sequence TTGAAGAACTCACTGCGTGCAAGGTTCAAGCGCGGTTCAATGGCCGGCGTGGCTACCCTCGGTGCTTCCGCACTCCTGTTGACCGCCTGTGGCGCAGCCCCCGAAGCCGGAAGCGGCTCAACTGCCGGCGCCAGCGACTACACCGGCTGCATCGTCTCCGACTCGGGCGGATTCGACGACCAGTCCTTCAACCAGTCTTCCTACGAGGGCCTGAAGAAGGCCGAAGCGGACCTCGGCATCAAGGTCAACCAGGTTGAGTCCAAGACCAACAACGACTTCGAGCCCAACCTCCGTGCCATGGTCAGTGCCGGCTGCGACCTCACGGTGACCGTCGGGTTCCTGCTGGGCGACGCCACCAAAGCCCAGGCCCAGGCAAACCCGGACAGCCACTTCGCGATTGTGGACTTCGGCTATGAGACCCCGATCCCCAACGTCAAGCCGATCATCTACGACACGGCCCAGGCCGCGTTCCTCGCCGGCTACCTGGCTGCCGGCACCACCAAGACCGGCACCGTGGCCACCTTCGGCGGCATCAAGCTTCCCACCGTAACCATCTTCATGGACGGCTACGCGGACGGCGTGAAGTACTACAACGAGCAGAAGGGCAAGGACGTCAAACTCCTTGGCTGGAACAAGGAAGCCCAGGACGGCAGCTTCACCGGCGACTTCGAGAAGCAGGATGTGGGCAAGCAGCTGACCCAGAACTTCCTGGACCAGGGCGCCGACATCGTGATGCCCGTGGCTGGTCCCGTGGGCAAGGGTGCGGGCTCGGCGCTCAAGGAGGCCAAGGCCGCCGGCAAGGACGTCAAGCTGATCTGGGTTGACTCCGACGGTTACCTGACCGCTCCCGACTACAAAGACATCATGCTCTCCTCCGTCATGAAGACCATGGGCGACGCCGTGGAGGCCGTGGTGAAGGACGACAAGGAAGGCAAGTTCAGCAACACGCCGTACGTTGGCACACTGGCCAACGAAGGTGTCCAGCTGGCGCCGTTCCACGACCTTGACTCCCAGGTTCCCGCTGAGCTGAAGACCGAGCTGGAGCAGATCAAGAAGGACATCATCGACGGCAAACTGAAGGTGGAGTCCGCGGCCAGCCCGAAGGCCTGA
- a CDS encoding ABC transporter ATP-binding protein produces the protein MKLELRGITKRFGSLLANDHIDVVVEPGQIHCLLGENGAGKSTLMNVLYGLYEPSAGEILLDGKPVTFRGPGDAMAAGIGMVHQHFMLVPVFTVAENVALGAEPTKAAGFLDLDETRRRIKEISDQYGFDVDPDALVEDLPVGVQQRVEIIKALVRNAKVLILDEPTAVLTPQETDELLDIMRQLKSGGTSIVFISHKLREVKAVSDTITVIRRGKVVGTAEPAASTTELASMMVGRAVSLTLDKAPARPQEKTFEVRDLTVIAPNGQHVVDHLSFDIARGEILAIAGVQGNGQTELTEAILGLQERVTGSVRLDGKELLGRSVKEILNAGVGFVPEDRSVDGLIGTFSIAENLILDRYDQAPFAKGISMSPARVLENAKSRIDEFDVRTPSGVLAAGTLSGGNQQKVVMARELSRPLRLFIASQPTRGVDVGSIEFLHKRIVAERDQGTPVMIISTELDEVMELADRIAVLYKGKLVGVVPAGTSRDVLGLMMAGIPPEEHAGAPATTPTTSDAEGGDHV, from the coding sequence TTGAAACTTGAACTCAGAGGGATCACCAAACGCTTTGGCAGCCTGCTCGCCAACGACCACATCGATGTGGTGGTTGAGCCCGGGCAGATCCACTGCCTGCTGGGTGAAAACGGGGCCGGCAAGTCCACCCTCATGAATGTGCTGTACGGGCTCTATGAGCCCTCCGCAGGGGAAATCCTCCTGGACGGCAAACCCGTGACGTTCCGGGGGCCCGGTGACGCTATGGCGGCCGGCATTGGAATGGTGCACCAGCACTTCATGCTGGTTCCGGTGTTCACCGTGGCGGAAAACGTGGCACTCGGCGCCGAGCCCACCAAAGCTGCCGGTTTCCTGGACCTGGACGAAACGCGCCGGCGGATCAAGGAAATCTCGGACCAATACGGCTTTGACGTGGATCCGGATGCCCTGGTGGAGGACCTGCCGGTGGGCGTGCAGCAGCGCGTGGAAATCATCAAGGCACTGGTCCGCAACGCCAAGGTCCTGATCCTTGATGAACCCACGGCCGTACTGACGCCGCAGGAGACCGACGAGCTGCTGGACATCATGCGCCAGCTAAAGTCCGGGGGCACCTCGATCGTGTTCATCTCCCACAAGCTGCGGGAAGTGAAGGCAGTCTCGGACACCATCACGGTGATCCGGCGCGGCAAGGTGGTGGGCACGGCCGAGCCGGCCGCCTCCACCACGGAGCTGGCGTCCATGATGGTGGGCCGGGCCGTGAGCCTGACGCTGGACAAGGCACCTGCCCGGCCCCAGGAGAAGACGTTCGAGGTCCGGGACCTGACGGTCATTGCACCCAATGGCCAGCACGTGGTGGACCACCTCAGCTTCGATATTGCCAGGGGAGAGATCCTGGCGATCGCCGGGGTCCAGGGAAACGGCCAGACAGAGCTGACCGAGGCCATCCTGGGCCTGCAGGAGCGGGTGACGGGGTCTGTCAGGCTGGACGGCAAGGAACTGCTGGGCCGGTCCGTGAAGGAGATCCTCAACGCGGGCGTGGGCTTCGTTCCCGAGGACCGCTCCGTCGACGGCCTGATCGGCACGTTTTCGATCGCGGAGAACCTGATCCTGGACCGTTACGATCAAGCCCCCTTCGCGAAGGGCATCAGCATGAGCCCTGCCAGGGTGCTGGAGAACGCAAAGAGCCGGATCGACGAGTTCGATGTCCGGACCCCCTCGGGTGTCCTCGCCGCAGGAACACTGTCCGGCGGCAACCAGCAGAAAGTGGTGATGGCCCGCGAGTTGTCCCGCCCGCTGCGCCTGTTCATCGCCTCCCAGCCCACCCGCGGCGTGGATGTGGGTTCCATCGAATTCCTGCACAAGCGGATCGTGGCCGAGCGGGACCAAGGCACGCCGGTGATGATCATCTCCACGGAGCTGGACGAGGTGATGGAACTGGCTGACCGGATCGCCGTGCTCTACAAGGGCAAGCTGGTTGGAGTGGTTCCGGCCGGCACCAGCCGCGACGTCCTGGGCCTCATGATGGCAGGGATACCGCCGGAGGAACACGCAGGCGCCCCCGCAACCACGCCAACCACCTCCGACGCCGAAGGAGGCGACCATGTCTGA
- a CDS encoding ABC transporter permease, with translation MSEKLPPKHTARGDDGNAQQATPAVEEAAAVVSVDTAGGAIEPSAVPATAQSGKLPGGPDTLLRKIFTGSGMVSVLAVLLALIIGGLLIASTDKQVATTSTYFFARPTDFLTAVWNAATRSYIALFQGSVFNPRGNSVAAQFAPFMETLTIATPLITAGLGVALAFRAGLFNIGAQGQIIVAGILAAWVGFALDLPMGLHLLLVLVAGIVGGAFWGGLVGLLKARTGAHEVILTIMFNYIALYFLRYLLNTPAFQRPGESNPISPILDPTAVYPQILGTQYRLHLGFVLAIAATVLVWWLLNRSTVGFEFRAVGANPKAAQTAGINVSRATILVMAIAGGLAGMSGVAQVAGTEKVLTDGVAATYGFDAITVALLGRSTPWGTFAAGLLFGAFRAGAVQMQIQTGTPIDIVLVVQSLIVLFIAAPPLVRAIFGLNPRRKKPARTAKSREAATTGGAA, from the coding sequence ATGTCTGAAAAGCTCCCACCCAAACACACGGCCCGCGGTGATGACGGCAACGCGCAGCAGGCCACGCCCGCTGTCGAGGAGGCAGCCGCCGTCGTATCCGTTGACACAGCCGGCGGCGCCATTGAGCCGTCCGCCGTCCCGGCCACCGCCCAAAGCGGGAAGCTCCCGGGCGGACCGGACACCCTGCTCCGTAAGATCTTCACCGGAAGCGGCATGGTTTCTGTCCTTGCGGTGCTGCTCGCGCTCATCATCGGCGGCCTGCTGATTGCCAGCACGGACAAGCAGGTGGCCACCACGTCCACCTACTTCTTCGCCCGCCCCACCGACTTCCTGACAGCGGTCTGGAACGCGGCAACCCGGTCCTACATCGCACTGTTCCAGGGCTCGGTCTTCAACCCCCGCGGCAACAGCGTGGCAGCCCAGTTCGCCCCGTTCATGGAGACCCTCACCATCGCCACCCCGCTCATCACGGCCGGCCTGGGCGTAGCCCTGGCCTTCCGCGCGGGCCTGTTCAACATCGGCGCACAGGGCCAGATCATCGTGGCCGGCATCCTGGCCGCCTGGGTGGGTTTCGCGCTCGACCTGCCCATGGGCCTGCACCTCCTCCTGGTCCTCGTGGCCGGCATCGTCGGCGGCGCTTTCTGGGGCGGACTCGTGGGCCTGCTCAAGGCCAGGACCGGTGCGCACGAGGTCATCCTGACCATCATGTTCAACTACATCGCGCTCTACTTCCTGCGATACCTGCTGAATACCCCGGCGTTCCAGCGGCCGGGGGAGTCGAACCCCATCTCGCCCATCCTGGATCCCACCGCGGTCTACCCCCAGATCCTCGGCACCCAGTACCGGCTCCACCTCGGCTTTGTCCTGGCCATCGCCGCCACCGTCCTGGTCTGGTGGCTCCTGAACCGCTCCACCGTGGGCTTCGAATTCCGTGCCGTGGGCGCAAACCCCAAGGCAGCACAAACAGCCGGCATCAACGTTTCCCGCGCCACCATCCTGGTGATGGCCATTGCCGGCGGCCTGGCCGGCATGTCCGGCGTGGCCCAGGTGGCCGGCACGGAGAAGGTCCTCACCGACGGCGTTGCGGCAACGTACGGTTTCGACGCCATCACCGTTGCCCTGCTGGGGCGTTCGACGCCGTGGGGGACTTTCGCCGCCGGTCTTTTGTTCGGCGCCTTCCGCGCCGGAGCTGTCCAGATGCAGATCCAGACCGGAACCCCCATCGACATCGTCCTGGTGGTCCAGTCACTGATTGTCCTGTTTATTGCGGCTCCGCCGCTGGTACGGGCCATCTTCGGCCTGAACCCCCGGCGGAAGAAGCCCGCCCGCACCGCCAAGTCCCGCGAGGCAGCAACCACCGGAGGTGCAGCATGA
- a CDS encoding ABC transporter permease, translating into MSTAVSSPKPGNPQPGNEKDAGAAAVSAKPVGWKTPVLLAAFGLIALVFFGLLAPNQTASFGISTGSDFFQLPALEVNAFAGGLVLSILLLGLAGYAVYLKTKDRPAPGWLTVAFIVLFVAAFLIWVVGGARTPSISLAGLIAGSVTLAVPLVFGSLSGVLCERVGVVNIAIEGQLLGGAFTAAIVASMTQNPFIGLLAAAVAGAVVSMVLALFSIKYLVNQIIVGVVLNVLVSGVTGFLFSTVMQANKAQFNSPPGLDIIEIPVLSSIPVIGPILFRQSLVGYLMYVAVLVVWVGLFKTRWGLRVRAVGEHPQAADTLGINVNATRFWNVTLGGAVAGIGGSFFTLVAIDSFTKEISGGRGFIALAALIFGRWNPIGAFFAALLFGFADNLQSIVTIIGTPVPSQFMAMLPYLVTVLAVAGLVGKSRGPAASGIPYVKG; encoded by the coding sequence ATGAGCACGGCAGTCTCGTCACCCAAGCCCGGCAATCCCCAGCCAGGAAACGAAAAGGACGCCGGCGCCGCCGCCGTCTCCGCGAAACCGGTGGGCTGGAAGACGCCGGTGCTCCTCGCAGCCTTCGGGCTGATCGCCCTGGTGTTCTTCGGCCTGCTCGCACCCAACCAGACCGCCAGTTTCGGGATCTCCACCGGCAGCGACTTCTTCCAGCTCCCGGCCCTCGAAGTGAATGCCTTTGCCGGAGGCCTGGTGCTGTCCATCCTTCTGCTGGGCCTGGCGGGCTACGCCGTCTACCTCAAGACCAAGGACAGGCCCGCCCCGGGCTGGCTGACGGTGGCTTTCATCGTCCTGTTCGTGGCCGCGTTCCTCATCTGGGTGGTGGGCGGTGCCCGTACCCCGAGCATTTCCCTGGCCGGCCTGATCGCAGGCTCAGTCACCCTCGCCGTTCCGCTGGTGTTCGGCTCGCTCTCCGGCGTCCTCTGCGAACGGGTGGGCGTGGTGAACATCGCCATTGAGGGCCAGCTGCTGGGCGGGGCCTTCACCGCAGCCATCGTGGCCAGCATGACCCAGAACCCCTTCATCGGGCTGCTCGCGGCTGCCGTTGCCGGTGCCGTGGTTTCCATGGTGCTGGCACTGTTCAGCATCAAGTACCTGGTGAACCAGATCATTGTCGGCGTTGTCCTGAACGTGCTGGTCTCGGGCGTCACGGGGTTCCTGTTCAGCACTGTCATGCAGGCCAACAAGGCCCAGTTCAATTCCCCGCCCGGCCTGGACATCATTGAGATCCCGGTGCTGTCCAGCATCCCGGTGATCGGACCGATCCTCTTCCGGCAGTCGCTGGTGGGCTACCTGATGTATGTTGCCGTGCTGGTGGTCTGGGTGGGCTTGTTCAAGACCAGGTGGGGTTTGCGGGTCCGCGCCGTCGGCGAGCACCCGCAGGCCGCCGACACCCTGGGCATCAACGTGAACGCCACCCGCTTCTGGAACGTCACCCTGGGCGGAGCTGTGGCCGGTATTGGCGGGTCCTTCTTCACGCTGGTGGCGATTGACAGTTTCACCAAGGAGATTTCCGGCGGCCGCGGCTTCATTGCCCTGGCGGCCCTGATTTTCGGCCGGTGGAACCCGATTGGCGCCTTCTTCGCCGCACTCCTCTTCGGGTTCGCGGACAACCTGCAAAGCATCGTCACCATCATCGGCACGCCCGTCCCCAGCCAGTTCATGGCCATGTTGCCGTACCTGGTGACGGTCCTGGCGGTGGCCGGACTGGTGGGCAAGTCGCGCGGACCGGCGGCCAGCGGTATTCCCTATGTCAAGGGGTGA